From the Paramormyrops kingsleyae isolate MSU_618 chromosome 7, PKINGS_0.4, whole genome shotgun sequence genome, one window contains:
- the LOC111841843 gene encoding beta-1,3-galactosyltransferase 9, whose amino-acid sequence MQLCFCRLRTHQWCFLLFNVLLFHALLFGADFVEECLLQPMPRTYTDVKVLEVRERARKLDLSSTRANDSQQYVISSPRACAHRDVFLLTLVFSSPENGSRREDIRRTWANRTHIQGFMIQTLFLLGSSRSPITQAAIRMENKRYGDIIQARFIDSSRNQTPKTVLAMRWVVTYCPISRFILLTDETTFVNLQSLGEYLLTLRRHPEDLYLGRVVHQEMPDRNPSSARYLSLSQYPDKHFPDYCAGSAFVMSQDVARKVYVAAKEVASPVPYDVFVGLCVRRAGVVPMHSSRFSGQKHVRYNSCCYQFLFSSADVTASELSSIWEDLRDTRPCSLLETYSGLVTCKALTYLDKFSFFNTGTVNEVNLYG is encoded by the exons ATGCAG CTGTGTTTCTGCAGGCTGCGTACCCACCAGTGGTGCTTCCTGCTCTTCAACGTGCTGCTGTTCCACGCGTTGCTCTTCGGGGCCGACTTTGTGGAGGAATGCCTCCTCCAGCCCATGCCGAGGACCTACACGGACGTGAAGGTGCTGGAGGTTCGTGAGCGAGCTCGCAAGCTGGACCTGAGCAGCACCAGGGCCAACGACTCGCAGCAGTATGTCATCAGCAGCCCCCGGGCCTGCGCCCACCGCGACGTCTTCCTGCTGACGCTGGTCTTCAGCTCCCCGGAAAACGGAAGCCGGCGGGAGGATATCCGCAGGACCTGGGCCAACCGTACGCACATCCAGGGGTTCATGATCCAGACGCTGTTCCTCCTGGGGTCCAGCCGGTCCCCCATCACCCAGGCCGCCATCAGGATGGAAAACAAACGCTACGGAGATATTATCCAGGCCCGTTTCATTGATTCTTCGAGAAACCAGACCCCAAAGACGGTTCTGGCCATGAGGTGGGTGGTGACGTACTGTCCCATCTCCCGATTCATCCTGCTGACGGACGAGACCACGTTCGTTAACCTCCAGTCTCTCGGAGAATACCTCCTGACCCTACGTCGCCACCCAGAGGATCTGTACCTGGGCCGCGTGGTGCACCAGGAGATGCCAGACAGAAATCCCAGCAGCGCACGCTATCTGTCTCTGAGCCAGTACCCCGACAAGCACTTCCCGGATTACTGTGCCGGCTCGGCCTTCGTGATGTCGCAGGATGTGGCCCGCAAGGTGTACGTAGCTGCCAAGGAAGTGGCCTCCCCTGTGCCCTACGACGTCTTTGTGGGCCTCTGCGTGCGCCGGGCCGGGGTGGTCCCCATGCACAGCTCCCGCTTCTCCGGACAGAAGCACGTACGCTACAACAGCTGCTGCTACCAGTTCCTCTTCAGCTCGGCCGACGTGACGGCCAGCGAGCTTTCCTCCATCTGGGAAGACCTGCGAGACACGAGGCCCTGCAGCTTGCTGGAGACATACTCTGGCCTGGTCACCTGCAAGGCCCTCACTTACCTGGATAAATTCTCGTTTTTCAACACTGGGACTGTAAACGAAGTGAATCTGTATGGCTAA